The following is a genomic window from candidate division WOR-3 bacterium.
TTGAAATAATCCGATGCCTTTTTCACTTTCTTATCCCAGAAAAAGTCATTGACATGTATCAAACCTTCAAGACCATCCGGGAGCGTGACAAAGGCACCAAAGTCCCGTAGGTTTGTTATCCGCACCGTGACTTTCTGTCCGACCTGATACTTTTCCTCTACCACCGACCAGGGATCGGGTTGGGTCTGCTTCATCCCAAGATAAATCTTCCTTTCGTCTCGGTCTACGGAAAGGACAACGGCTTCCACTATGTCACCAATTTTCACCAGGGCATTGGGGTCTTTTATTTCTTTAGACCAGGTCATATCCGAGATATGGACAAAACCCTGGATATCCTTTTCCAGTTCAATGAAAACACCGTATTCAACAATGTTGACGACCTTACCTTTGACCTTGGTTCCGGGTTGATACTTCTTTTCAATCGCCTCCCAGGGATGAGGTAAAAGTTGTTTCAGCCCAACTGAAATCCGTCCGGTGGTTTTGTCCAGAGAAAGAATCTTGACCTTTATCCGCTCATTGAGCTTCAACACTTCACCAGGATGGGTGAGCTTATTCCAGGAGATATCACTGATATGTAAGAGGGCATCTATCCCACCGATATCAATGAATGCTCCGTAATCGGTGATATTGCGCACCGTTCCTTCGATCACATCACCCACTTTTATCTGGCTGAATATCCGCTTTCTAATCTCTTCCTGTTCTGCCTCAATCGCCAGTTTCCGGGAAACGACGATATTTTTCCTTAAAAGGTTGATTTTGACGATCTTTACTCCAATCTTCTCACCGATAAGGGCATCTGGATTGCTCTGGACTTTGAAGTCAATCTGGGAACTGGGTAGGAATGCATCGACTCCCAAAAGGTCTACAGTAAAACCACCCTTGATGCGCTTCCGGATGGTCGCTTCGGCTATTTCACCATTTTCGTAGATCCGTTTTATCTTATCCCAGGCTAACTGGAAATCCGCCTTCTTCTTGGAGATGACCGGAAATCCTTCCCGATTTTCAAAGGCCTCAAGAAAGACATATATCTCTTTACCTTCAACTGCGTCATCCGGATTAGAAAACTCTTCAAACGGAAGAAAACCTTCGGCTTTTAAGCCGAGATTCACCAGCACCCCATTTTTGGTGCGCTTGACGATCGTCGCCTTGACGATATCACCTTCTTGATGGGTTACATAACTTTCTTCAAGTAATTTAGTAAGTTCACCATCTGAATGCTCGCTCATTCTTAATAAAACCTCCCTGGAATGTTTCTGCCATTCCAGGTAAGGATTATATTCAATTTTTACTTCTTGTCAACAGGTCGATTTTCTGAATCTTCTCCACATTTTTATAAAATATTTTATTTAGTGACAATAAAATCTATGAGCAAAGTTGGTAAGGGGAACCAATAATTTCAGTGTCGGAGAAGGTTTTGATTGATGTCCTCTCGTAGGGCAAGGCTTTCGCCTTGCATAAATAAAAAATGCCAACCTAAAGTCCTCGAGTGGTAACCAATAAAATGGTAGGCGCAGGCTTTAGCCTGCGGATAAATGTTTTTAAATCCCAGGGTATTTCGCACTTATTTGAAAGTGGCTACTGCAGCCTTGCGGGCGCGTGATATTGACCGGAA
Proteins encoded in this region:
- a CDS encoding 30S ribosomal protein S1, which translates into the protein MSEHSDGELTKLLEESYVTHQEGDIVKATIVKRTKNGVLVNLGLKAEGFLPFEEFSNPDDAVEGKEIYVFLEAFENREGFPVISKKKADFQLAWDKIKRIYENGEIAEATIRKRIKGGFTVDLLGVDAFLPSSQIDFKVQSNPDALIGEKIGVKIVKINLLRKNIVVSRKLAIEAEQEEIRKRIFSQIKVGDVIEGTVRNITDYGAFIDIGGIDALLHISDISWNKLTHPGEVLKLNERIKVKILSLDKTTGRISVGLKQLLPHPWEAIEKKYQPGTKVKGKVVNIVEYGVFIELEKDIQGFVHISDMTWSKEIKDPNALVKIGDIVEAVVLSVDRDERKIYLGMKQTQPDPWSVVEEKYQVGQKVTVRITNLRDFGAFVTLPDGLEGLIHVNDFFWDKKVKKASDYFKKGQKVEAVIRSIDRKNRKISLSIKHLQEDPFIKLMEKYPENSEITGKVSDILPKGLRVMLEGNFEEFIPAKYLERKGKNLKDLYKIDEELELVVRKYNTKLRRIILAEKGTGRPGLRKKEKEEIKPVADKITIGDIIGDKTKEIIKKEKE